The Desulfuromonas acetexigens genomic sequence CTGCTTTGCCAATTGGGAACTTACGACCCCTTGTTACCAAGACGCCGCTCCCTTGAGCTACCGGGGTGAACGGACAACTCCCCGGACGGGACTTAAACCCGTTAGATATTCAACTGTTACTGCGTACGGACGGATTTATTTTTGACTGTGAACGCGCAAGGCCACGTCATTCCAGAACTTTAAGTACGACCAGACTGGCTCTACCCAACTCCATCCTCTTGGCGGCATCACTTTCCCGCCTGATGTCCATATTCAGCGCGAAGGAATAGACCTGCTCACCCTTCTCCACCCAGCCCACCCACCAGCCGACACCCGGTTCGGGCGCGTTCTGCCAACCTGTCTTGCCGTAGAGCTTCCAACCCGGCCCCTGCTCCAGAAGAAGAATGTCACGAAGGCTCTGTTGCTGAGTCGCTGCGTAAGGCAATCCACCCTTCGCTAATTTGCCGAGAAATAGAACCTGCTCAACGGCGCTGATCTTCAGCGGCCCCTTCAGCCAGAACCGGTCGACTTGGTCGCCAATCGCCATGTTGCCGTATTCCAGACGCCTGACATGCTCGCCCATGCGTTCAAGACCGATGCGCCGGGCAAGTTCCTGATAGATAGGGACGTTGGAGAGGGCAATGGCGTCGCGCAAGCCCATATCCCTGCCCCAGGACTCGATGAACGGTTGCGCGAGCCCCGTATAGGGCACGATCTCATCGACATGGGCCACCGCGCCGACAGCCAGACCGATCAGAGAATGGGGAATTTTGAAAGTCGATGCGGGAATGAAACGGGTTTGCGCCCGCGATCGATCATGGCCGACATATCGGTCGGCGGCCACATCGTACAGAACAAAGGTGCCCACCACCCCGGCGCTGGTGAAAAGAGCTGCAACTTCGGGACTCTCTTGCCAGTCCCCAGCCTGCGCCCGGAAGGCCGTTACCAACAGCCACAGTAGAAGCCAACGTTTCATGGTGCCCTCGCAGAAAAACGAAGAAAAATCCGAAAACAGGTCAAACACTATTCCGGCACGACTAGCTCCATCCCCTCCCCCGCCGCCAGCAACCGGGCGATTTCGTCGGGCATTTTCGGGCGGCCCCGTTCGTTGAGGGCGGTGCCGATGACTTTTCCCGAAAGGGCCAGTTTGAGATCCGGTTCGCGGTAGATGTCCTGCATAAAAGCGAAACGCACCGGCGAGATGCGTTCCAGGCGGGTGCCGACCCAGAAGCGGTCGCCGCTGGTGAGCGAGGCTTTGTAGTCGAGTTCGGCGCGAACCACCACCAGATTGATACCGCGCCGGGTCAGTTCGGCGAAGTCGATGCCCAGTGTCTTGAGGAATTCGTGCCGGGCATGTTCGAGATAATGCTGGTAGACCGCATTGTTCACCACCCCCTGCATATCGCATTCATAGTCCCGCACCTGGAACTCCAGCCGTGCTGTATATTTTTTCATGACACTTCCCCTTCGTTTCTGCTCTGAGTATAACTGTTATATACACCTAATATTTGAAAAAGATTCCTATGATTACAGCA encodes the following:
- a CDS encoding acyl-CoA thioesterase, with protein sequence MKKYTARLEFQVRDYECDMQGVVNNAVYQHYLEHARHEFLKTLGIDFAELTRRGINLVVVRAELDYKASLTSGDRFWVGTRLERISPVRFAFMQDIYREPDLKLALSGKVIGTALNERGRPKMPDEIARLLAAGEGMELVVPE
- the blaOXA gene encoding class D beta-lactamase, whose amino-acid sequence is MKRWLLLWLLVTAFRAQAGDWQESPEVAALFTSAGVVGTFVLYDVAADRYVGHDRSRAQTRFIPASTFKIPHSLIGLAVGAVAHVDEIVPYTGLAQPFIESWGRDMGLRDAIALSNVPIYQELARRIGLERMGEHVRRLEYGNMAIGDQVDRFWLKGPLKISAVEQVLFLGKLAKGGLPYAATQQQSLRDILLLEQGPGWKLYGKTGWQNAPEPGVGWWVGWVEKGEQVYSFALNMDIRRESDAAKRMELGRASLVVLKVLE